A single Drechmeria coniospora strain ARSEF 6962 chromosome 03, whole genome shotgun sequence DNA region contains:
- a CDS encoding MFS transporter, with protein sequence MSSSVAEKKDNVDIHPAPSLSSSSDKADRTAPRADVPAAGQVRVDAAWTFLDQHRDADGVAAIDIAALRRKIDWHIVPLMFCCYTMQFLDKVILNYAAVMGIHKDLGLTTSDFSNVATFLFVGLLCFEIPNIYFLQKVPAAKWLGFNVTLWGVATACGAAATNYPTLLVSRIFLGIFEATIGPSLMLISSQWYTKSEQAPRFSFWYLGLGLGQILGGLISFGFQHISPAASMAGWRVMFVVLGCVTVVIGLSAFLFLPDTPMKARWLSDAEKVALLKHVSVNQTGIENKKFRAKEILEAILDPQIWLLIASVILLSVSSGVVTTYSATLIRNLNYTPKQAALMNMPSGAVSIFFTLLVGFGIRKRSHRWAWIIVCIIPAIIGGALMSFLNPRANRAGVLAGIYLVNAVVAPLPVFYNWTVANCAGGTKRAFAAALVSGSFSLGNIIGPQTFRAQDAPDFRPAKLAVMGTQAACAVTTFTLFLYYVWANKRRNDRSEQQEEEFMSPEVWTNMTDKENKQFRYSY encoded by the exons ATGTCGTCGTCCGTTGCCGAAAAGAAAGACAACGTCGACATCCATCCGGCCCCATCACTGTCGTCTTCGAGCGACAAGGCCGACAGGACGGCCCCACGTGCCGATGTCCCGGCCGCTGGCCAAGTGCGAGTCGATGCCGCCTGGACGTTCCTCGATCAGCAtcgcgatgccgacggcgtcgccgccatcgacatcgccgccctgcgcCGCAAGATTGACTGGCACATCGTGCCTCTCATGTTCTGCTGCTACACGATGCAGTTCCTCGACAAGGTCATCCTGAAC TATGCCGCCGTCATGGGAATCCACAAGGACCTGGGCCTCACCACCAGCGACTTCTCCAACGTCGCCACCTTCCTCTTTGTCGGCCTGCTCTGCTTCGAGATACCCAACA TCTATTTTTTGCAAAAGGTACCGGCGGCCAAGTGGCTCGGCTTCAACGTCACTCTCTGGGGCGTCGCCACGGCCTGCGGAGCGGCCGCCACCAACTACCCGACCTTGCTCGTGTCCCGCATCTTTCTGGGAATCTTCGAGGCCACCATCGGTCCCTCTCTGATGCTCATCAGCAGTCAGTGGTATACGAAATCCGAGCAGGCGCCCCGCTTCTCCTTCTGgtacctcggcctcggtctcggccagatcctcggcggcctcatATCCTTTGGGTTTCAGCACATCTCCCCCGCCGCCAGCATGGCCGGCTGGCGCGTCAtgttcgtcgtcctcggctgtgtcaccgtcgtcatcggcctctCCGCCTTTCTCTTCCTGCCCGACACCCCGATGAAGGCCCGCTGGCTCTCCGATGCCGAGAAGGTTGCCCTCCTCAAGCACGTCAGTGTAAACCAGACCGGCATCGAGAACAAAAAGTTTCGCGCCAAGGAAATCCTCGAGGCCATCCTCGACCCCCAGATTTGGCTGCTCATCGCCTCCGTCATCCTACTTTCCGTCTCCAGCGGCGTCGTCACCACGTATTCCGCCACGCTCATCCGGAATCTCAACTACACTCCCAAACAAGCGGCGCTCATGAACATGCCTTCCGGCGCCGTCAGCATTTTCTTCACCCTCTTGGTCGGATTCGGCATCCGTAAGCGGTCGCACCGCTGGGCCTGGATCATCGTCTGCATCATCCCCGCAATCATCGGCGGCGCTCTGATGTCCTTCTTGAACCCGAGAGCCAACCGGGCTGGCGTTCTGGCTGGCATCTACctcgtcaacgccgtcgtcgctcctCTGCCCGTCTTCTACAAC TGGACCGTCGCGAACTGCGCAGGAGGTACGAAACgtgcctttgccgccgccctcgtcagCGGCTCCTTTTCTCTCGGCAACATCATCGGACCCCAGACCTTCAGGGCCCAAGACGCTCCCGATTTCCGCCCTGCCAAGCTGGCCGTCATGGGCACCCAGGCTGCGTGCGCCGTCACCACCTTCACCCTCTTCCTCTACTACGTCTGGGCCAACAAGCGCCGGAACGACCGTagcgagcagcaggaggaagAGTTCATGTCTCCCGAGGTCTGGACGAATATGACGGACAAGGAGAACAAGCAATTCCGCTACAGCTACTAG
- a CDS encoding phosphoenolpyruvate carboxykinase, whose translation MDPVVRTASPYTDPNVEGPSFTIQAYGGDLRKMISSNVNKTALHPGGVQPHRDHTELEEELHETAHIDYDRVAIIHNPSVAALYEDALVYESGTAITSSGALTAYSGKKTGRSPLDKRIVKEPSSEHNVWWGPVNKPMSPEVWKINRERAVDYLNTRNRIYVVDGYAGWDEKYRIRVRVICARAYHALFMRNMLIRPPREELEHFHPDYTIYNAGSFPANRYTEGMTSVTSVSINFDQKEMVILGTEYAGEMKKGVFTVLFYEMPIKHNVLTLHSSANEGKSGDVTLFFGLSGTGKTTLSADPNRALIGDDEHCWSDHGVFNIEGGCYAKCIGLSAEKEPDIHGAIRYGSVLENVVFDPETREVNYDDSTLTENTRCAYPIEYISNAKIPCLSESSPSNIILLTCDARGVLPPISKLDRAQTMFHFISGYTSKMAGTEDGVTEPQATFSSCFAQPFLALHPMKYAKMLADKIEQHKANAWLLNTGWVGAGFAHGGKRCPLKYTRAILDAIHNGELAKVNYENYDVFNLQVPTTCPNVPSELLNPKKAWTAGSDSFEAEVVKLGKLFRENFKIYESEATEDVVKAGPAV comes from the exons ATGGACCCCGTTGTTCGAACTGCCTCCCCCTACACCGATCCCAACGTCGAAGGTCCCAGCTTTACCATCCAAGCTTACGGCGGCGATTTGCGCAAGA TGATTTCCTCCAACGTCAACAAGACTGCTCTGCACCCTGGTGGTGTTCA GCCTCACCGGGACCACACCGAGCTCG AGGAGGAGCTCCACGAGACGGCACACATTGACTATGATCGCGTCGCCATC ATCCACAACCCATCCGTTGCTGCGCTCTACGAAGATGCTCTCGTCTACGAATCCGGCACTGCCATCACGTCGAGCGGTGCCCTGACTGCCTACTCCGGCAAGAAGACCGGCCGTTCTCCTCTCGACAAGCGAATTGTCAAGGAGCCTTCGTCCGAACACAACGTCTG GTGGGGACCCGTCAACAAGCCCATGTCGCCTGAG GTCTGGAAAATCAACCGCGAGCGTGCCGTTGACTACCTTAACACGCGCAACCGCATCTACGTCGTTGATGGGTACGCTGGCTGGGACGAAAAGTACCGCATCCGCGTCCGCGTCATCTGCGCCCGTGCCTACCATGCCCTGTTCATGAGGAACATGCTCATTCGCCCTCCTcgcgaggagctcgagcacTTCCACCCCGACTACACCATCTACAACGCCGGCTCCTTTCCCGCCAACCGCTATACCGAGGGCATGACATCCGTCACGTCGGTCTCCATCAACTTCGACCAGAAGGAGATGGTCATCCTCGGTACCGAGTACGCCGGCGAGATGAAGAAGGGCGTCTTCACCGTCCTCTTCTACGAGATGCCCATCAAGCACAACGTCCTGACCCTGCACTCGTCCGCCAACGAGGGCAAGAGCGGCGACGTCACCCTCTTCTTCGGCCtctccggcaccggcaagacGACCCTGTCGGCCGACCCCAACCGTGCCCTgatcggcgacgacgagcactgCTGGAGCGACCACGGCGTCTTCAACATCGAAGGCGGCTGCTACGCCAAGTGCATCGGTCTgtcggccgagaaggagcCGGATATCCATGGCGCCATCCGCTACGGATCCGTCCTCGAGAACGTCGTCTTCGACCCCGAGACCCGCGAGGTCAACTACGACGACTCGACCCTGACCGAGAACACTCGCTG CGCCTACCCCATCGAGTACATTAGCAACGCCAAGATCCCCTGCCTGTCCGAAAGCTCCCCCTCCAACATCATTCTCCTCACCTGCGACGCCCGTGGCGTCCTGCCTCCCATCTCCAAGCTCGACCGCGCCCAGACCATGTTCCACTTCATCTCTGGCTACACCTCCAAGATGGCCGGCACCGAGGATGGCGTGACGGAGCCTCAAGCCACCTTCTCCTCTTGCTTCGCCCAGCCCTTCCTGGCCCTGCACCCGATGAAGTACGCCAAGATGCTCGCCGACAAGATCGAGCAGCACAAGGCGAATGCCTGGCTGCTCAACACCGGCTGGGTCGGTGCTGGTTTCGCCCATGGCGGCAAGCGATGCCCCCTCAAGTACACGCgtgccatcctcgacgccatccaCAACGGCGAGCTTGCCAAGGTCAACTACGAGAACTACGACGTCTTCAACCTCCAGGTCCCTACCACCTGCCCCAACGTCCCTAGCGAGTTGCTCAACCCCAAGAAGGCCTGGACCGCCGGCAGCGACAGCTTCGAGGCCGAAGTTGTCAAGCTGGGCAAGCTCTTCCGTGAGAACTTCAAGATTTACGAGAGCGAGGCCACTGAGGACGTCGTCAAGGCTGGCCCTGCCGTTTAA
- a CDS encoding putative translation release factor erf3, which produces MSNLNSWEDDPAAQDENLSRQAQQQLNVNAQNAASAQAGFRPNIASFQPGAQSFQPGQPYGGNFAPQHQQQQYYQQGYYPQYGHQQPQQPQQQQQAFNQYNQGYGGGFSQGYNQGYGAGYPQYGQAQGQQPAAPTAPLAPAAGSGASSATAPKPVLTKEGGAKVLSIGADTSAPKPKAKVLSIGGPSAAAKDKSEAKADTKAEPSSTPEAGQKALAVKAIEKTGEKAGKGAASGATSPTPSSGRSSPAGGEKKVQRDADAVTKEQAADVDEDTLKEIYGKEHVNVIFIGHVDAGKSTLGGSILWTTGMVDERTMDKYKKEAKDLGRESWYLSWVMDLTKEERTKGKTVEVGRGFFETEKRRYSILDAPGHKTYVPSMIGGASQADVGILVISARKGEYETGFERGGQTREHAMLAKTQGVNKLIVAINKMDDPTVEWSHERYQECTTKLSQFLKGTGYNLKSDVFFMPVAAQQSMNIKDRIPKGVAPWWDGPSLLEYLDGMKTLERKLNAPFMMPINAKYRDMGTMVDGKIEAGVVKKGMTLVMMPRKQQVEAAALFGEQEDEVQILQCGDQVRMRLKGIEEEDVLPGFVLCSSKRLVHTVSEFEAQIRILDLKSILTSGFNCVLHVHSAIEEVTFAALLHKLQKGTNRKSKMAPTHAKKGDSIIARLQVIGGAGSVCVEKFEDYPQMGRFTLRDQGQTIAIGKITKLITDESA; this is translated from the exons ATGTCGAACCTTAATTCTTGGGAGGATGATCCTGCGGCCCAGGACGAGAACTTGTCCCGACAGGCTCAGCAACAGCTGAACGTCAACGCCCAAAATGCCGCCTCTGCGCAGGCCGGCTTTCGACCAAACATTGCCTCGTTCCAGCCTGGCGCTCAGTCGTTTCAACCAGGCCAGCCGTACGGCGGCAACTTCGCCCcgcagcatcagcagcagcagtactaccagcaaggctactatCCTCAGTATGGCCatcagcagccgcagcagccgcagcaacagcagcaggcTTTCAACCAGTACAACCAGGGatacggcggcggcttcagCCAAGGTTACAATCAAGGATATG GCGCTGGATACCCCCAGTACGGCCAGGCACAGGGACAGCAACCTGCGGCCCCTACGGCCCCTCTagcacccgccgccggcagcggtgcgtcgtcggcgacggcgcccaagCCAGTGTTGACCAAGGAAGGTGGCGCAAAGGTGCTCAGCATCGGTGCCGACACTTCGGCCCCGAAACCAAAGGCGAAGGTTCTCTCGATCGGCGGACCGTCCGCTGCTGCCAAGGACAAGtcggaggccaaggccgacacCAAGGCGGAGCCCTCAAGCACACCCGAGGCTGGGCAGAAAGCGCTTGCTGTCAAGGCAATCGAGAAGACGGGAGAGAAGGCCGGCAAAGGTGCCGCATCGGGCGCGACGTCACCCACGCCGTCTTCCGGCCGCTCGAGCCCAGCCGGAGGAGAGAAGAAGGTGCAGCGCGACGCCGATGCGGTGACGAAGGAGCAGGCTGCCGATGTGGACGAGGATACCCTCAAGGAAATCTACGGCAAGGAGCACGTCAACGTCATCTTCATCGGccacgtcgatgccggcaaaTCCACCTTGGGCGGCTCGATCCTCTGGACGACCGGCATGGTTGACGAGAGAACCatggacaagtacaagaaggaggccaaggatTTGGGGCGTGAGTCTTGGTACCTTTCTTGGGTCATGGACCTGACCAAGGAGGAGCGGACCAAGGGCAAGACGGTCGAGGTTGGCCGAGGGTTCTTCGAGACGGAGAAGCGCCGATACAGCATCCTGGACGCGCCCGGCCACAAGACGTACGTGCCAAGCATGATCGGCGGAGCCTcgcaggccgacgtcggAATCTTGGTCATCTCGGCCCGAAAGGGCGAGTACGAGACGGGCTTCGAACGAGGTGGACAGACGCGTGAGCACGCCATGCTGGCCAAGACGCAGGGTGTGAACAAGTTGATTGTGGCCATCAACAAGATGGACGACCCCACGGTCGAGTGGTCGCACGAGCGCTACCAAGAATGCACGACGAAGCTGTCGCAATTCCTCAAGGGAACCGGGTACAACCTGAAGTCGGACGTCTTCTTCAtgcccgtcgccgctcaGCAGTCGATGAACATCAAGGACCGCATCCCCAAGGGCGTCGCGCCCTGGTGGGACGGCCCGTCGCTGCTGGAGTACCTGGACGGCATGAAGACGTTGGAACGCAAGCTCAACGCGCCCTTCATGATGCCCATCAACGCCAAGTACCGTGACATGGGCACCATGGTCGACGGGAAAATCGAGGCGGGCGTGGTCAAGAAAGGCATGACCTTGGTCATGATGCCTCGCAagcagcaggtcgaggcggccgccctCTTCGGCGAGCAGGAAGACGAGGTGCAAATCCTCCAATGCGGCGACCAGGTGCGGATGCGACTCAAGGgcatcgaggaggaggacgtgCTGCCCGGCTTCGTGCTCTGCTCCTCCAAGAGACTGGTGCACACCGTGTCCGAGTTTGAGGCTCAGATCCGCATCCTCGACTTGAAGTCGATTCTGACGTCGGGCTTCAACTGCGTGCTGCACGTGCACTCGGCCATCGAAGAGGTGACATTTGCGGCGCTGCTGCACAAGCTGCAGAAGGGAACGAACCGGAAGAGCAAGATGGCGCCGACACACGCGAAGAAGGGAGACAGCATCATCGCGCGGCTGCAAGTGATTGGCGGAGCGGGATCCGTGTGCGTCGAGAAGTTTGAAGATTATCCTCAGATGGGTCGGTTTACCCTGCGAGACCAG GGGCAAACGATCGCCATTGGCAAAATTACGAAGCTCATCACCGACGAGTCGGCTTGA
- a CDS encoding Ran-binding-domain-containing protein: MDEFLATIGLQAMKYTVRSGIALASSYALGQCSRLLHSVDNKSLYSELRVLEKRLDSKIKIISPAIELVQFKSGRGNVFLEAAVPLTKSLLADTRALGQRIAAAAVLEEATPKASSQSTRQGGKDYKHLLEVISDVRGFLERIDREIPLLQLAITASGESLSTSLPASISPSRLLQASTLLVVGDTQYAQNPSRQSQIGPTFHLSLYMLFLGHASVESGPQSAYGFGENERQPLWQEVIHKARVQLFRSAQSFLSENDEDGRHVRKSSGPSNANCGLEFAYHLEIIEDKDDGRAHDDEVDDATSCGVLSRTGIQETIPVHQLSKIFYTDTGRILNLGSAADGESNPVLLLKRDTNAPPFSRGEKCDMHNSMGCIEESCDVQFKCEDDEQCDVDRQLHAEKTRDWQKSHTGRPVDGGASKLPRHLDPEWIALEVYECDEDEPDHSECDSGSEDEAEALETNDQAPITRRTSSSRASVDSNFAAQIRNLSLLPSSCSRTSHDSRSTSTQNLEFEKAEALDFIARSPFRAITSSLALIDMLIRLAGLQEFQQTSHLSIPDNVLTFFLEETSTTGLSGDARRAVRRDTKRRVGFDPYTDIQQE; encoded by the exons ATGGACGAGTTTCTAGCCACAATTGGCCTGCAAGCCATGAAGTACACGGTTCGCAGTGGAATCGCTCTGGCGAGCTCGTATGCACTCGGACAATGTTCACGCCTATTACACTCGGTCGACAACAAGAGTCTCTATTCCGAGCTGAGGGTCCTCGAAAAGCGTCTCGACAGCAAGATCAAG ATCATCTCGCCAGCCATCGAGCTTGTCCAGTTCAA GTCTGGTCGTGGAAACGTCTTCCTGGAAGCGGCTGTCCCACTCACCAAGAGCCTGCTTGCAGACACGAGAGCGTTAGGTCAGAGAATTGCAGCGGCGGCAGTGCTCGAGGAAGCTACACCCAAGGCCAGCAGCCAATCTACGAGGCAGGGAGGAAAGGACTACAAACATCTGCTAGAGGTCATCTCTGATGTTCGAGGCTTTTTGGAACGCATCGATCGTGAGATACCCCTCCTGCAGCTGGCAATCACGGCATCTGGAGAATCCCTATCAACATCATTACCCGCCAGCATCTCACCATCGAGACTTCTCCAGGCCAGTACGCTCCTCGTGGTGGGCGATACCCAGTATGCACAAAATCCCTCCCGACAGTCTCAGATTGGTCCTACGTTTCATCTCTCCTTGTACATGCTTTTCCTCGGACACGCGTCAGTTGAAAGTGGTCCTCAGTCAGCCTACGGGTTCGGCGAGAACGAGAGACAGCCACTTTGGCAAGAAGTCATTCACAAGGCGCGGGTACAACTGTTTCGGTCGGCCCAATCATTTCTGTCCGAaaacgacgaggatggaagaCATGTTCGCAAGTCCAGTGGCCCATCCAACGCCAACTGTGGGCTGGAGTTTGCCTATCACTTGGAAATCAtcgaggacaaggacgacggaAGAGCTCATGACGACGAAGTGGACGATGCCACGTCGTGTGGTGTCCTATCGCGAACCGGCATTCAGGAGACTATACCCGTACATCAGCTCTCGAAAATCTTCTACACCGATACCGGTAGAATTCTAAACCTGGGGAgtgccgccgatggcgagagCAATCCTGTCTTGCTGCTCAAACGAGACACGAATGCGCCTCCGTTCTCGAGAGGAGAAAAGTGTGACATGCACAACTCTATGGGCTGCATAGAGGAGAGCTGTGACGTCCAATTTAAAtgcgaagacgacgagcaaTGCGACGTTGACAGACAGCTACATGCTGAGAAGACTCGCGACTGGCAAAAGTCCCACACAGGAAGACCTGTAGACGGCGGCGCATCCAAGCTACCAAGACACCTTGATCCTGAGTGGATAGCTCTTGAAGTCTACGAGTGTGATGAGGATGAGCCTGATCACAGCGAGTGTGACAGCGGgtcggaggacgaggcagaAGCCTTGGAGACAAATGATCAAGCGCCAATAACACGAAgaaccagcagcagccgagCATCTGTCGATTCCAATTTCGCGGCCCAGATTAGAAACCTATCGCTCCTTCCGAGCTCATGTTCTCGCACGTCTCATGACAGCAGGTCAACATCTACACAGAACCTTGAATTCGAAAAGGCAGAGGCTCTGGATTTTATAGCACGGTCACCTTTCCGGGCCATCACGTCCAGCTTGGCTCTGATCGACATGCTCATTCGGCTCGCTGGATTGCAGGAGTTTCAACAAACGTCACACTTGTCCATTCCAGATAATGTTTTGACATTTTTCCTCGAGGAgacatcgacgacgggatTGTCGGGCGACGCACGGCGAGCGGTACGACGTGATACGAAGCGTCGTGTGGGTTTTGACCCATACACAGACATTCAACAAGAGTAG
- a CDS encoding JmjC domain protein: MTRSVRCSIHWRRRFLHSSSRASIIPVTSAVPASDGRISIQSFQQTALIPEKPLLFRHGADSPTTLLPALSKWFSKDGLAGHQLSTSLADFGDWPFPYELVQTSPRKRDAIAAFCDWLSACSTTTDHMMAGILLSALSDGEERRFLQLHSPWKLLARALEFNKAQREKGLETLELYIAQSLLSDLPTPLQPDLPTPELVLRAGKGDVYSSSIWLGTEPTYTPLHRDPNPNLFCQLCSRKLVRLLPPSSGDRIYYEVQVRTRQQGNGRIRTTEMMEGAEREILYDAIWNSNELPDELHEAALSPGDALFIPKGWWHSVRSVGMDGQLNGSANWWFR, translated from the coding sequence ATGACGAGAAGCGTTCGATGTAGTATCCATTGGAGGCGTCGATTCCTTCATTCATCCAGTCGCGCAAGCATCATTCCGGTCACTTCAGCTGTCCCCGCCTCCGACGGTCGCATCAGCATCCAGTCGTTTCAGCAAACTGCTTTGATTCCCGAAAAGCCATTACTCTTCCGCCATGGAGCCGActccccgacgacgctccTCCCTGCATTAAGCAAATGGTTCAGCAAAGATGGGCTTGCAGGGCATCAACTGTCAACATCTTTGGCCGACTTCGGCGACTGGCCATTTCCCTATGAACTGGTTCAGACGTCGCCCCGAAAGCGAGACGCTATCGCTGCTTTCTGCGATTGGTTATCTGCGTGCTCAACGACGACTGATCATATGATGGCTGGTATTCTACTGTCGGCACTTTCGGACGGAGAGGAGCGTAGGTTCCTCCAGTTACACAGCCCATGGAAGCTCTTGGCTAGGGCCCTCGAGTTCAACAAGGCGCAACGGGAAAAAGGGCTGGAAACGTTGGAGCTCTACATTGCTCAATCCTTGCTCTCGGACCTGCCAACGCCTCTTCAGCCGGATCTCCCAACCCCAGAGTTGGTGCTGCGGGCAGGGAAAGGGGACGTCTACAGCTCGTCCATCTGGCTCGGTACAGAACCAACATATACACCGCTGCACAGGGACCCGAACCCGAATTTATTTTGCCAGCTGTGCAGCCGGAAACTCGTGAGATTGCTGCCGCCTTCCTCGGGCGACCGGATATACTACGAGGTCCAGGTGCGGACCCGACAGCAGGGCAACGGCCGCATCAGAACGACGGAGATGATGGAAGGAGCGGAGAGAGAAATTTTGTATGATGCAATTTGGAACAGCAACGAGTTGCCAGATGAGCTGCACGAGGCCGCCTTGAGCCCGGGAGATGCCCTGTTCATCCCCAAGGGATGGTGGCACTCGGTCAGGAGCGTTGGAATGGATGGGCAGCTGAACGGCTCGGCCAACTGGTGGTTCAGATAA
- a CDS encoding casein kinase II beta subunit: MSSSSGVPESWISSFCSLLGHEYFAEVSEEFIEDDFNLTGLQTQVAMYKEALEVRTKTLSPMASCPKDGEAADRSCQMILDVEPEDDDDDEDEEDEEEENESGIGDGQERAPGRERRHHSRMASDLSVIESSAEMLYGLIHQRFICSRAGIQQMSEKYELGHFGSCPRYNCEHARTLPVGLSDIPGEDTVKLFCPSCLDVYVPPNSRFQTVDGAFFGRTFGALFLLTFPEYDLTKRGADVLSSATSRVPEDEPLINGMYAKNIAPNLGSGRIYEPRIYGFRVSERARSGPRMQWLRDRPRDLNELDEERICEQQPDDDDDDDETGDKNGRLLVRRRPPGTRRQRQRRNQNGSPMQLSTNGAESEL, encoded by the coding sequence ATgtcatcgtcctcgggcGTGCCCGAGTCTTGGATCTCCAGCTTCTGCTCCTTGTTGGGGCACGAATACTTTGCCGAGGTATCGGAAGAGTTTATCGAGGATGACTTCAACCTCACCGGCCTGCAGACGCAGGTAGCCATGTACAAAGAGGCGCTCGAGGTAAGGACGAAAACCCTGTCCCCCATGGCCTCGTGCCCGAAGGATGGCGAGGCGGCTGACAGGTCCTGCCAGATGATTCTCGACGTCGAACCGgaagatgatgacgatgatgaagacgaggaagacgaagaggaggaaaACGAGTCTGGGATCGGCGATGGACAAGAGCGAGCGCCTGGGCGGGAGCGGAGGCATCATAGTAGGATGGCCAGCGACCTTTCCGTCATTGAGTCGTCAGCTGAGATGCTGTACGGTCTCATCCACCAGCGCTTCATCTGCTCTCGCGCCGGCATTCAACAGATGAGCGAAAAGTACGAGCTGGGCCACTTTGGCTCCTGTCCCAGGTATAACTGCGAGCACGCAAGAACACTACCCGTCGGACTCTCCGACATACCAGGCGAGGACACCGTCAAGCTTTTCTGCCCCTCCTGTCTCGACGTCTATGTTCCCCCCAACAGCCGCTTTCagaccgtcgacggtgccttCTTCGGACGAACATTCGGCGCTCTCTTCCTACTCACCTTTCCCGAATATGACCTCACCAAGCGAGGCGCCGACGTCCTCTCCAGTGCGACCTCGAGAGTACCCGAAGACGAGCCCCTGATCAACGGCATGTATGCGAAAAATATCGCACCCAACCTGGGCTCTGGTCGAATCTACGAGCCCAGGATCTACGGCTTCCGCGTCTCAGAGCGGGCCCGCTCCGGCCCACGCATGCAGTGGCTTCGTGATCGCCCCCGAGACTTGaacgagctggacgaggaaCGAATCTGCGAGCAACAacccgacgatgacgacgatgacgatgagaCCGGGGACAAGAACGgtcgtctcctcgtccggcGGCGACCGCCAGGTACCCGACGTCAAAGGCAACGGCGGAATCAGAATGGCAGTCCCATGCAGCTTTCTACCAATGGTGCCGAATCTGAGCTGTAG